The Chthoniobacterales bacterium genome includes the window CCTTCGGTGCCAATGAACTGCTGTCGGTGGGAATGGCTCCGGCTAGCGGAGGTGTGGGCGGGAACACCGCATTATTGGTGACTGATGCGTCGGGTCAGAAGAATCTCGATCTCGGGGCCGAAATTCGTGGTGCGATCATTGATGTCCGCATCGACTTCGACACCAAGGCGGGAACCTACATCTGTGCTGCCAAATTCCGTGCGGATGCCACATACAAAACCACGTTGGGAACGCTCAAACTGTCCGGCGCGAGCGTGAGCATGACCGCCCTCGGATATATCAACGGCAACAACCCGGGGACCGGGAACCACCACATGATCCTCGACGGTCTGCAGATCGTATCGGCTGCTTCCGCAGGAGGTGGGACTTCGCCGGCCGCAGTGACTGGAAGCCTCGGTGGATTGGTTGCCAACACGACTTATCACTACCGTGCGATGGCGCAGAACAGCATCGGCCAAACCGCGGGAGCGGATGCCGTGTTTTACACGGGTGCCAATGCTGCGCCGACAATCGGCAACATTCCCGACCAGAGTATCAACCAGGACACGGCGACAGGGGCGATTGCTTTCACGGTGGGCGACATCGAAACCGCGGCCGGATCGCTCACTGTGACGGGCAGCAGCAGCAACACATCCCTTGTTCCCAACACGAATATTTCCTTCGGCGGCAGCGAGGCCAACCGCACCGTCACCATCACGCCCGCCACTGGCAAGACCGGCACGGCTATCATCACCGTGTTCGTCGGCGACGGCACGCTTACCGCTTCCGACACTTTCGTTCTTACGGTGAACGCTCCGCCGACCGTCACTGGCATCTCTGCTCTAACGATCAATGAGAATGCGGGAACCGGAGCACTCGCTTTCACCGTGGGCGATGCGGAAACGGCAACGGGATCGCTCGCAGTCACCGCAACAAGCAGCAACCAGATGCTTGTGCCGGATGCCAATATCGTCATCGGCGGAAGTGGGACCAACCGCACTGTCACCGTTACGCCTGCTGGGAACGCCAATGGAACAGCCACAATCACGATCAACGTCAGCGATGGAAATGCGATGACGAGCACCAGATTTTTGCTGACGGTCAATGCGGTCAATGACCCGCCGACGATCAGCAACATTGCAAACCAGACGATCACGGCCGGCACGGCGACTCCCGCCATTAAGTTCTCTGTGGATGATGTGGATACGCCCGTTGCATCGCTCGTCGTCACCGCCTCCAGCAGCAATCAAGCGCTGGTGCCCGATGCCAATATTTCGATAAGCGGCAGCGGTGCCTACAGCAGTGTGACCATCACGCCTTTGGCGGGCCAAAACGGCACAACGACGATTACACTCACAGTGAGCGACGGTGAATTGAGCACATCCTCCAACTTTGTTCTCACAGTCAATGCACCCCCGACCATCAGCGCCATTGCCGACCAAACCACCGATGAAGACACAGCGATCGGGGCGATTGCGTTCATGGTGGGCGATACGGAAACGGCGGTGACCGGGTTGACTGTCAGCGCAACAAGCAGCAACGCGGCGGTGGTGCCCGATGCCAACATCGCAATAGGCGGGGGCGGATCCGACCGCACCGTGACCGTCACACCCGCGGCAAACGCGAACGGCACAGCCATGATCACCGTGACTGTGAGCGACGGGCAAGCGGCGGCGGTCAGCAGCTTTAATCTGACGGTCAACGCGGTCAATGATCCCCCGACCATCAGCGCCATCGGTAATCAGGGCATTGCCATGAACACTTCCACCGCCGCGATTGCATTCACCATCAGCGATGTCGAAACGGCAGCAGCTTCACTCACGGTCACAGGCAGCAGCGACAACCACACGCTTGTTCCGGACGCGAATCTCGTCTTCGAAGGCAGCGGTGCGAACAGGACCGTCACCGTGACCCCCGCCACCGGTCAAACCGGGACAGCCAAAGTCGCGGTGAATGTGAGTGACGGATCAGCAACGACGAGCACCAGTTTTATTCTCACGGTCACGCAGGGCAACCAAGTCCCGACGATCAGCGACATCGCCGACCGCACCGTATTCGTGAACTCAAACACGGGTGCGATCGGCTTCACAGTGAGCGATGCCGACACAGAGGCATCCTCCCTGACACTCACAGGCAGTAGCGACAACCACACGCTTGTTCCGAAAGCCAACATCGTCTTCGTCGGAAGCGATGCGAGCAGGACTGTCACTGTCACGCCGGCCGCCAATCAGACAGGCAGCGCCACGATCACCGTCACGGTAAGCGATGGAACGCTGACAACCAGCGATACATTCGTGATCACGGTTAACCAGCCGCCGGACATCACCATCGAGCAATCGAGGGGATCGGACTCCGCTATAAATTCCGTTTACACAAACGGTTTTATAGGTCTCAACGGCGGATATGGCTATGGAAGCTGGAGCGGGATTGCGACGGGATCCGGTTGGAACTACCTCGATACGGCTACAAACGGACTCAAGTCTTTTGCGATTTATTCGGGTGGAGGCAGTGGCAACGGCTATACGGCCTCGCGCTCATTCAGCACGCCCATGGCTGTCGGTGAGACGTTTTCAGTTCAACTCGGCTATACCACCGTGAACAGCGGCGGCGAGGTGGGCATAAAATTGTATTCCGGTGGCGCACTGAGGCTGACCCTGCGGCTTGCTCCGAGCACGTCCACATCTTGGCAGCTGAACGACGGAGGATCTTTTTTCGGGAACAGCATCTCGCAAGCTTCGGGAACGCCGCTTTATGTCGTGTTCACGCGCAATTCGGGCAACGGTTATAACATAAAATTGACCAGCGGGGCGCAGGTTCTCAGCGGAACGAATTGGACGTCTACATCCGGCACGATGTCTATCGATCGCGTGGACTTTTACTCGACCGCGCAGGGCCCCGGCCAAAACTTCCGTTTCGCCAACCTCGAGCGGTTTGTTCCGGCATTGGCCGCTGGGACACCCGTCTTTGATTTCGGAACGGTGCGCGTGGCTGCGCCCGGCAGCACGCTGACTTACGTGGTGCGCAACGACGGCGCGGGCCCGCTAAGCGGCTTGGCGTTGGCCAAGTCCGGATCGAACGGTGCGGATTTCGACCTCGGCTCTCTCGGTGCGACGACTCTCGCGACGGGCGAGAAGACAACGTTCCAGGTGACTCTCAATCCCGCGGGACAGGGAGCGCGCAGCGCTTCCGCGAGCCTTGCGAGCAACGATCCGGACGAAAACCCCTTCACCGTGAATTTTGCCGGCACCGGACTCAATGATGCGCCGGCGATCAGCAATATTCCTGACCAAACAGTAAGCGAAAACACCGGCACCGGCCCGATTGCGTTTATCGTGGGCGATGTGGAAACACCGGGGGCGCTCGTTGTCACGGCCGTCAGCAGTGACAAGATGCTCATTCCCGACGGGAACATAACTCTCCTCGGAAGCGGCTCGGACCACACCATCGCCGTCACTCCGGCAGCCAACCAAAACGGCACAGCGACGATCACCGTGACCGTTAGCGACGGCGACCGCACGGTCACCGACGCGTTCACGGTCACAGTCTCCCCCGTGAACGGTTTGCCGATAATCGGATTCATCGCCGACCAGATAACCGACGAGAGCGTGGCGTCATCTGCGATTGAGTTCACGGTGGGTGATGCCGAAACCGCAGCCGATCAACTTGTGGTCACAGCCGCGAGCGATAACCAGATTCTAGTGCCGAATGAGAATATCGAACTTGGCGGTAGTGGAGCTAGCCGCACCGTGACCGTCACCCCCGCCTACGTGCAAAGCGGAGATGCGAACATCACCCTGACCGTGAGCGATGGCGCTGCATCGGCCAGCACGAGTTTCAAGCTGACAGTGCGCGCCGCGGGTGGATTCGATACGTGGAGTGTGTTGCAATCGCTACCAGCCGACCGCCGCGGTCCGACCGACCGCAACGGGCCACTGGCTGTTGCAAACCTCGCGGCCTACGCAATGGGTCTCAACCCGTTGACGGCTGCTCCGGCTGATCTGCCCTCGGCAAGCAAAGGTTCGAACAATATGTCCATCACCTTCCGTCGCTCGCGGTTTGCCACCGATGTCAAATTCAACGTCGAAGCGGCGAACACGATGACTAGCAGCTGGACAAACATTTGGACCAGCACAACAAATGCTTATACCGGCGGAACGAACGACTTCGAGACAGTGATCGTCACCGATCCCCAGCCCATGGATCAGGCGCCTGCTGGCCAGCGCTACCTGCGTCTAAAGGTCATGCGACCGTAAGTGGCTATTTGATCAGCACGCGGGTGCCGATCGGGACGGTTTTGAAAAAGTTTTCCGCGTCCTCTTGATTGAGCCGGATGCAGCCATGGGATGCGGGGTATCCCGGGAGATAGCCCGCGTGCAACCCGAAGTCGCCGCATGACAGGCGCATGAAAAACGGCATGTCGGCCGGATAAATTGTCGAGCGCCACTTCCGGTGCTTGTCGGTTATGACAAACTCTCCGCGAGGTGTCGGGAATGACGGCCTGCCGGAAGAAATCGGGACGGGTGCCGCGGGCGTGCCATCCACCGAGAGGCGGGCGGTTTGCGCGGCGAGGTCGACTTCGAGCAGAGATCTTGCGGCTTCGGAGTCGGGCTTGACCCCAAGCAGCATTTGCACGGCAGCGGTATGTTTGCCTTTGGCGGCTAGCCAAAGCGGGAAGGTTCTGTGTTTTTTGGTTCGGGCGTTCGGCGAGGCGCCATTTTCGAGCAGGAGCGCAACCGTTTCTTTCCGGCCCATGCCAGCGGCGAGCATCAGCGGGGTAAGTCCGCGTTCGACGGTGACAAAGTAGTAGAGGTGGTTGCTCCTGAAACGGGTGACGAATTCTTTCGGTGCAGGCAGCGGGAGTTCGGCATCGACTGGCGCACCGGCGGCAAGAAGTTGCTTCACTTTGACGTCGTTTCGGTCGGCCACTGCTTCGAACAGTTCGCGGATGATCGCCGTTCGAGCGCTCTCGTCATCCTGCGGCTTGTCCACGAGAGCCAGTTCCGCTTCCCATGCTTCGCGCGCCGGATCCGGGGGAAGGGGCTCGCCAAGGTGGCGTTCAGCGAGCGGGGTCTCGGGGCCCGCCTCGGGTGCGAGGTGAAAAGGTCTGGGAGCAAAAGGCTCCTGTCCACCCGCCCAAGCAGCGGGGAGAACGCAGGCGGCCATGGTCATTTTCGCCAGCGTGCGCATGAATTCCTTTTAGGCCAACGGCGTGTGTTTTCTCAAGCGGACGCGATCTCCGGTCTCGCCATGGCGGCGTGCATGGACGTTGAATGTGCAGATGTCATACCCCGCCAAGCTGCGCGAGATCATAGGCCTTTTCGAAGTGCTGCCCGACGAAGAAAAGCGCGAGACGCTCATTGCCTATGCCGAGCAAGCCGCGGCCCAGGCTCCGCGCGAGGGCGA containing:
- a CDS encoding tandem-95 repeat protein, encoding FGANELLSVGMAPASGGVGGNTALLVTDASGQKNLDLGAEIRGAIIDVRIDFDTKAGTYICAAKFRADATYKTTLGTLKLSGASVSMTALGYINGNNPGTGNHHMILDGLQIVSAASAGGGTSPAAVTGSLGGLVANTTYHYRAMAQNSIGQTAGADAVFYTGANAAPTIGNIPDQSINQDTATGAIAFTVGDIETAAGSLTVTGSSSNTSLVPNTNISFGGSEANRTVTITPATGKTGTAIITVFVGDGTLTASDTFVLTVNAPPTVTGISALTINENAGTGALAFTVGDAETATGSLAVTATSSNQMLVPDANIVIGGSGTNRTVTVTPAGNANGTATITINVSDGNAMTSTRFLLTVNAVNDPPTISNIANQTITAGTATPAIKFSVDDVDTPVASLVVTASSSNQALVPDANISISGSGAYSSVTITPLAGQNGTTTITLTVSDGELSTSSNFVLTVNAPPTISAIADQTTDEDTAIGAIAFMVGDTETAVTGLTVSATSSNAAVVPDANIAIGGGGSDRTVTVTPAANANGTAMITVTVSDGQAAAVSSFNLTVNAVNDPPTISAIGNQGIAMNTSTAAIAFTISDVETAAASLTVTGSSDNHTLVPDANLVFEGSGANRTVTVTPATGQTGTAKVAVNVSDGSATTSTSFILTVTQGNQVPTISDIADRTVFVNSNTGAIGFTVSDADTEASSLTLTGSSDNHTLVPKANIVFVGSDASRTVTVTPAANQTGSATITVTVSDGTLTTSDTFVITVNQPPDITIEQSRGSDSAINSVYTNGFIGLNGGYGYGSWSGIATGSGWNYLDTATNGLKSFAIYSGGGSGNGYTASRSFSTPMAVGETFSVQLGYTTVNSGGEVGIKLYSGGALRLTLRLAPSTSTSWQLNDGGSFFGNSISQASGTPLYVVFTRNSGNGYNIKLTSGAQVLSGTNWTSTSGTMSIDRVDFYSTAQGPGQNFRFANLERFVPALAAGTPVFDFGTVRVAAPGSTLTYVVRNDGAGPLSGLALAKSGSNGADFDLGSLGATTLATGEKTTFQVTLNPAGQGARSASASLASNDPDENPFTVNFAGTGLNDAPAISNIPDQTVSENTGTGPIAFIVGDVETPGALVVTAVSSDKMLIPDGNITLLGSGSDHTIAVTPAANQNGTATITVTVSDGDRTVTDAFTVTVSPVNGLPIIGFIADQITDESVASSAIEFTVGDAETAADQLVVTAASDNQILVPNENIELGGSGASRTVTVTPAYVQSGDANITLTVSDGAASASTSFKLTVRAAGGFDTWSVLQSLPADRRGPTDRNGPLAVANLAAYAMGLNPLTAAPADLPSASKGSNNMSITFRRSRFATDVKFNVEAANTMTSSWTNIWTSTTNAYTGGTNDFETVIVTDPQPMDQAPAGQRYLRLKVMRP
- a CDS encoding L,D-transpeptidase, which translates into the protein MLLGVKPDSEAARSLLEVDLAAQTARLSVDGTPAAPVPISSGRPSFPTPRGEFVITDKHRKWRSTIYPADMPFFMRLSCGDFGLHAGYLPGYPASHGCIRLNQEDAENFFKTVPIGTRVLIK